In one Natronosalvus amylolyticus genomic region, the following are encoded:
- a CDS encoding NAD(P)/FAD-dependent oxidoreductase: MNRIGIVGAGAAAAAAAYTVSTQYPGATITVLEKSRGVCGRAATRRKNDCVYDYGANYLKADDDRVTDLVTNTLETDGLADIDEPIWTFDQDGTVEPGRESDSHKWSYDAGLTQIAKRLFARAGATIHRETRVETLRRDSERWHLEDVDGDEWGPFDVLLLNPPAPQTAALLERADWASENRRPLQDAVAAVPYRSVITVVAHYPFELDVPYYALVNTDKAHDIGWVAREECKAGHVPDGESLLVIQAGNEWSKAQYDAPREDNLRTLIEGTAALLEDERLTDPDWTDYQGWRYALPEGGVSRAPLEAAEADGLYLLGDWVAGEGRLHAAIANGLEVGERVASDLESSA; this comes from the coding sequence ATGAACCGAATCGGTATCGTCGGGGCCGGTGCGGCGGCCGCCGCTGCAGCCTACACCGTCTCAACACAGTACCCGGGGGCGACGATCACCGTGCTCGAGAAATCCCGCGGCGTCTGTGGTCGGGCGGCGACCCGCCGAAAGAACGACTGCGTCTACGACTACGGTGCAAACTATCTGAAAGCCGACGACGACCGAGTCACCGACCTCGTAACGAACACCCTCGAGACCGACGGCCTGGCCGACATCGACGAACCGATCTGGACGTTCGACCAGGACGGCACGGTCGAACCGGGACGCGAGAGCGACAGCCACAAGTGGAGCTACGACGCCGGACTGACACAGATCGCGAAGCGACTGTTCGCTCGAGCGGGGGCAACGATACATCGGGAAACCCGTGTCGAAACGCTCCGCCGCGACAGCGAACGCTGGCACCTCGAGGATGTAGACGGTGACGAGTGGGGGCCGTTCGACGTGTTGCTTTTGAACCCGCCAGCGCCACAGACGGCAGCGCTGCTCGAGCGTGCCGACTGGGCGAGCGAGAATCGTCGTCCATTGCAGGACGCCGTCGCAGCCGTCCCCTATCGAAGCGTGATAACCGTCGTCGCTCACTATCCGTTCGAACTCGACGTTCCGTACTACGCCCTGGTCAACACCGACAAGGCACACGATATCGGCTGGGTCGCCCGCGAGGAGTGCAAAGCCGGCCACGTCCCCGATGGTGAATCACTGCTGGTCATCCAGGCCGGCAACGAGTGGTCGAAAGCACAGTACGACGCGCCGCGCGAGGACAATCTTCGGACGCTCATCGAGGGCACCGCCGCACTGCTCGAGGACGAGCGCCTGACCGACCCCGACTGGACGGATTACCAGGGCTGGCGGTACGCCTTACCCGAGGGCGGTGTCTCGAGAGCCCCACTGGAAGCCGCCGAAGCTGACGGCCTGTACCTCCTCGGGGACTGGGTTGCCGGCGAGGGGCGACTTCACGCCGCGATCGCCAACGGCCTCGAGGTTGGAGAGCGGGTCGCGAGCGATCTGGAAAGCAGTGCGTAA
- the ubaA gene encoding SAMP-activating enzyme E1, which yields MSDLRLDATQLDRYSRHVIMDEVGPEGQKRLLEGSVLVVGAGGLGSPAIQYLAAAGVGHLGIVDDDVVERSNLQRQIVHDDDDVGRPKVESAADYVHRLNPDVAVETYETRLTSENVDELAGEYDVVLDASDNFATRYLLNDYCVLSGTALSHGAIYRFEGQVTTIPNREGSDGPCYRCVFPEAPEPGTVPDCATTGVLGVLPGTVGCIQATEVVKLLLEQGDVLEGRLLLYDAMDMSFETVELQRNPNCPVCGDQPAIDSVSDVSYEHTCTIDAD from the coding sequence ATGAGCGACCTTCGCCTCGATGCGACCCAACTGGACCGCTACTCGAGACACGTCATCATGGACGAAGTCGGTCCCGAGGGACAGAAACGGCTGCTCGAGGGGTCCGTTCTCGTCGTCGGTGCCGGCGGCCTCGGTTCCCCAGCGATTCAGTATCTGGCGGCGGCCGGCGTCGGCCACCTCGGCATCGTCGACGACGACGTCGTCGAGCGCTCGAACCTCCAGCGCCAGATCGTCCACGACGACGACGACGTCGGGCGGCCGAAAGTCGAGAGCGCGGCCGACTACGTTCACCGACTCAACCCGGACGTCGCCGTCGAAACGTACGAGACACGTCTCACCTCCGAAAACGTCGACGAACTGGCGGGCGAGTACGACGTCGTACTGGATGCGAGCGACAACTTCGCGACGCGATACCTGCTCAACGACTACTGCGTGCTCTCGGGGACCGCGTTGTCCCACGGCGCTATCTACCGCTTCGAAGGCCAGGTGACGACGATACCGAACCGTGAGGGAAGCGACGGCCCCTGTTACCGGTGTGTCTTCCCGGAAGCGCCCGAGCCCGGCACCGTTCCCGACTGTGCGACCACGGGCGTCCTCGGCGTCTTACCGGGTACGGTCGGCTGTATCCAGGCCACCGAAGTCGTCAAACTGCTACTCGAGCAAGGGGACGTCCTCGAGGGACGCCTGTTGCTCTACGATGCGATGGATATGAGTTTCGAGACGGTCGAACTCCAGCGCAACCCGAACTGCCCGGTCTGTGGCGACCAGCCGGCCATCGACTCCGTCAGCGACGTCAGTTACGAACACACCTGTACGATCGACGCCGATTGA
- a CDS encoding HVO_0416 family zinc finger protein, whose product MASSPNGAGDDVFDQFLADRGHAVERTGWERDYNKKQCPDCGGLHDTSATTCTVCGWRPRP is encoded by the coding sequence ATGGCATCTTCACCCAACGGTGCCGGTGACGACGTGTTCGACCAGTTCCTTGCAGACCGCGGCCACGCGGTAGAACGAACAGGTTGGGAACGCGATTATAACAAAAAACAGTGTCCGGACTGTGGCGGCCTTCACGACACGTCCGCGACAACCTGTACCGTCTGTGGGTGGCGTCCACGACCCTGA
- a CDS encoding DUF7563 family protein, producing MPKCQNCGGFVTDAYARVFTPRGVDNPRVCPQCTDKIRDGAEVRQARSPRNNS from the coding sequence ATGCCCAAATGTCAAAACTGCGGTGGGTTCGTGACGGACGCGTATGCGAGAGTGTTCACCCCTCGAGGTGTCGACAACCCGCGTGTCTGTCCACAGTGCACCGACAAAATCCGTGACGGTGCAGAGGTTCGACAGGCGCGCTCACCACGGAACAATTCCTGA
- a CDS encoding UvrD-helicase domain-containing protein, giving the protein MATTEADTEVTRLFGGPGSGKTTALLDHVEEILEQDDVTFRDILVVSYTRAAAQEIRERLAERLDENPRALQGNVCTMHAKAYDLLDLSRGDVIGEKDKETFCEEYGLEYEDEYSGAGRRTARSTTIGNKIIATSQWLQRTRRDVADWYDVPFQWDVEEVRLPPEIDPNAQEGNKYTPTWPSDDDRIDVPEAIRGWRNYKGQEGKIGFADMLERVKQRSLVPNVDYLVIDEFQDITTLQYDVYEEWKPHVDRVLIAGDDDQVVYSWQGADPALLLDERVDDDIILPNSYRLPSNVLNAVNQEIRHIDVRQDKDLNPRKEGGLVEAYQNRSMLDVVRMVRQTLVEGDGTIMLLFRARYQMFQFIDEFITEGIPFTALTDQRMWTDRLTQYVRAIEALENDDDVTGLQARRLADMLMDSAFGTNERDALFDEIDDRQEEAGIEDLEDLLIPADVIRDHAPFLPGPASASDMVRKVTNFQKKSIKAYFAIGTYQGMPTDRVRVGTIHSAKGREADHVFVGTDLTEKVVEQMVATVDDPTDIPGVEEFTKTTSPVPVLTDNERRVFYVGMSRARERLVLLENLVDGAPTLPIDVLLNNRQTGADLEELVEQAQQPESDRLEEAEVEA; this is encoded by the coding sequence ATGGCTACGACGGAGGCGGATACGGAGGTAACCCGTCTATTTGGCGGTCCTGGCAGCGGGAAGACAACAGCTCTCCTCGATCACGTCGAAGAGATACTGGAGCAAGACGACGTCACGTTTCGGGACATTCTGGTCGTCTCGTACACTCGAGCAGCGGCACAGGAAATTCGCGAACGACTCGCCGAGCGGCTCGACGAAAACCCTCGAGCGCTACAGGGCAACGTCTGTACGATGCACGCGAAAGCGTACGATCTTCTCGATCTTTCTCGCGGCGACGTCATCGGCGAAAAGGACAAAGAGACCTTCTGTGAAGAGTACGGCCTCGAGTACGAAGACGAGTACAGCGGGGCCGGTCGCCGGACGGCCCGGTCGACCACCATCGGGAACAAGATTATCGCGACGAGTCAGTGGCTCCAGCGAACCCGTCGTGACGTCGCCGACTGGTACGACGTACCCTTCCAGTGGGACGTCGAAGAGGTTCGACTCCCGCCCGAAATCGACCCGAACGCGCAGGAAGGCAACAAGTACACGCCGACATGGCCCTCGGACGACGACCGAATCGACGTCCCCGAAGCGATCAGAGGCTGGCGCAACTACAAGGGCCAGGAAGGGAAAATCGGCTTCGCCGACATGCTCGAGCGCGTCAAACAGCGCTCACTCGTGCCGAACGTCGACTACCTCGTTATCGACGAGTTTCAGGACATTACGACGCTACAGTACGACGTCTACGAGGAGTGGAAACCCCACGTCGACCGCGTGTTGATCGCCGGCGACGACGACCAGGTCGTCTACTCCTGGCAGGGGGCCGACCCGGCACTCTTGCTCGACGAACGCGTCGACGACGACATCATCCTGCCGAACTCCTACCGACTTCCATCGAACGTGCTCAACGCGGTCAACCAGGAGATTCGCCACATCGACGTTCGACAGGATAAAGACCTGAATCCCCGCAAAGAGGGTGGGCTCGTCGAAGCCTACCAGAACCGATCGATGCTCGATGTCGTCCGGATGGTCCGCCAGACGCTCGTCGAAGGCGACGGAACGATCATGCTCCTGTTTCGGGCACGCTACCAGATGTTCCAGTTCATCGATGAGTTCATCACCGAGGGGATTCCCTTCACTGCGCTGACCGACCAGCGGATGTGGACCGACCGACTCACCCAGTACGTCCGAGCGATCGAAGCCCTCGAGAACGACGACGACGTCACCGGCCTGCAGGCTCGGCGACTCGCCGACATGCTGATGGACTCGGCGTTTGGTACCAACGAACGGGACGCCCTGTTCGACGAAATTGACGACCGCCAGGAGGAAGCCGGCATCGAGGACCTCGAGGACCTGCTCATCCCGGCCGACGTCATTCGAGACCACGCGCCGTTCCTCCCCGGCCCGGCTTCGGCCTCCGACATGGTGCGGAAGGTGACGAACTTCCAGAAGAAGTCGATCAAGGCCTACTTCGCCATCGGCACCTATCAGGGGATGCCGACCGATCGCGTTCGCGTCGGAACGATTCACTCGGCGAAAGGTCGTGAGGCCGACCACGTTTTCGTCGGCACCGACCTCACCGAGAAGGTCGTCGAGCAGATGGTCGCGACCGTCGACGACCCGACCGACATCCCCGGCGTCGAAGAGTTCACCAAGACCACCTCCCCCGTTCCCGTCCTCACCGACAACGAACGGCGCGTCTTTTACGTCGGTATGTCTCGAGCCCGCGAACGGCTCGTCCTCCTCGAGAATCTGGTCGACGGTGCGCCGACGCTACCGATCGACGTCTTGCTCAACAACCGCCAGACAGGTGCTGACCTCGAGGAACTGGTCGAGCAGGCCCAACAGCCCGAATCCGATCGTCTCGAGGAGGCCGAAGTCGAAGCGTGA
- a CDS encoding M24 family metallopeptidase: MSERSVGASGNGSVFDTVRATRLRDVLEERGATAFVHAGTLGDPTIRFAVRACRASCPEGERFESPTRVQHGTVYAVGFDGERWHSVSKPPRDGGDHPSQTLGESLLEAEIDGAGRNLRLLTPAHIPHDAALYLERAGFELASSDVLSRLRVRKTEPELAAIERVQEAVRAGLERAMSLLEKESPTPGRLETALEVGVLEAGGRPVSSAVVWTGANGGVTDGDPTAPLPTDRPLILTVEASNAGYYGRQTRTLVVDPDGGPERRGHIGLTHGFRSVQSLLTAGEATVGTVEADLEAEIRAFGFDETASIEVQVSGVGLEGLERPLQAGTTIERRSPVVVDASLVTSVGRIRLADVIVRTGERARWLSPASRSLVPKNR, encoded by the coding sequence GTGAGCGAGCGGTCGGTCGGTGCTTCGGGGAACGGTTCCGTTTTTGATACCGTCCGAGCGACGCGGTTGCGAGACGTGCTCGAGGAGCGTGGAGCAACGGCGTTCGTCCACGCCGGGACGCTGGGTGACCCGACGATTCGATTCGCCGTCCGGGCGTGCAGGGCGTCGTGTCCCGAGGGCGAGCGCTTCGAGTCCCCGACGCGGGTACAGCATGGGACGGTGTACGCCGTCGGTTTCGACGGCGAACGGTGGCACAGCGTTTCGAAGCCGCCACGCGACGGTGGCGATCATCCATCACAGACGCTCGGTGAATCCCTCCTCGAGGCTGAGATAGATGGCGCGGGGAGGAACTTGCGACTCTTGACGCCGGCGCACATCCCCCACGACGCCGCGCTGTATCTCGAGCGGGCCGGGTTCGAACTCGCCTCGAGTGACGTGCTCTCTCGACTCCGAGTCAGGAAAACGGAGCCCGAACTGGCCGCGATCGAACGTGTACAGGAGGCGGTCCGTGCCGGGCTCGAACGGGCGATGTCCCTGCTCGAGAAGGAGTCTCCGACCCCGGGCCGTCTCGAAACGGCGCTCGAGGTGGGCGTCCTCGAGGCTGGTGGTCGTCCCGTCTCGAGTGCCGTCGTCTGGACGGGGGCGAACGGGGGTGTCACAGACGGCGACCCGACAGCACCACTGCCGACTGACCGGCCACTGATTCTCACCGTTGAAGCGAGCAACGCCGGCTACTACGGCCGACAGACGCGAACCCTCGTCGTCGACCCGGATGGCGGTCCCGAACGACGGGGTCACATCGGACTCACCCACGGGTTTCGCTCGGTGCAATCGCTGCTCACGGCAGGCGAGGCGACGGTGGGGACCGTCGAGGCCGACCTCGAGGCCGAAATCCGGGCGTTCGGGTTCGACGAGACGGCTTCAATCGAGGTACAGGTCAGCGGTGTCGGCCTCGAGGGCCTCGAACGGCCGCTTCAGGCAGGCACGACCATCGAACGTCGGTCGCCGGTCGTGGTGGATGCGAGCCTCGTGACGAGCGTGGGTCGGATTCGCCTCGCAGACGTGATCGTTCGTACAGGCGAACGAGCACGGTGGCTTTCGCCTGCCTCGCGGTCGCTCGTTCCAAAGAACAGGTAG
- a CDS encoding PaaI family thioesterase, with amino-acid sequence MSESFEQMGAILQTHIDTDHEFLSWLGTTVEHVDYGEMTMAIPYDEKLTNTRPGRGDHRPDIHGGVAATLIDTVGGLVFHTDFDKPTESGAATINLNVNYLRPATGDLEATATIVRAGQSVGVSEITVESTTPDGETTEVATGQGSYRLFRVD; translated from the coding sequence ATGTCCGAGTCGTTCGAGCAGATGGGAGCCATTTTACAGACACATATCGATACCGACCACGAGTTTCTCTCCTGGCTGGGGACGACCGTCGAGCACGTCGACTACGGCGAGATGACGATGGCGATACCCTACGACGAAAAGCTCACGAACACCCGGCCCGGCCGTGGCGACCACCGCCCGGATATCCACGGCGGCGTCGCTGCCACGCTCATCGACACCGTCGGTGGCCTCGTCTTCCACACCGACTTCGACAAGCCGACCGAGTCCGGTGCCGCGACCATCAACCTCAACGTCAACTACCTGCGCCCGGCGACGGGCGACCTCGAGGCGACGGCCACCATCGTGCGGGCCGGCCAGAGCGTCGGCGTCAGCGAGATCACCGTCGAAAGTACGACACCCGACGGCGAGACGACCGAGGTTGCGACCGGACAGGGCTCCTACCGGTTGTTCCGGGTCGACTGA
- a CDS encoding sulfurtransferase TusA family protein produces MTDTEIEPTETVDSRGAACPGPLMDLIGKIRTVESGDVVCLLSDNDQSLTDVREWSEEAGNELLAVEELEDYYEFYVEKA; encoded by the coding sequence ATGACTGATACCGAAATCGAGCCGACCGAAACTGTCGATTCACGCGGCGCTGCCTGCCCGGGACCGCTAATGGACCTCATCGGGAAAATTCGGACCGTCGAGAGCGGTGACGTGGTCTGTCTGCTCAGCGACAACGACCAGTCGCTTACAGACGTCAGGGAGTGGTCCGAAGAGGCGGGTAACGAACTGTTGGCAGTCGAAGAACTCGAGGATTACTACGAGTTCTACGTGGAGAAGGCATGA
- a CDS encoding NAD(P)/FAD-dependent oxidoreductase, with product MSEHIVIVGGGTGGAVLANGLATHLRAEIASDDVRVTLINDEPDHIYKPVWLYVPFGLREPEDARRPLEELVDDAVDVRIDRVSDIDTENGTLALGVTERSLSYDHLVLATGSQLAPEEIPGLADAGHHYYGESGATDLREELLSFTDGHLVLSVIGSPHMCPAAPLEFVFMADDWFRKRGLREDVDITYTYPIQRVHGNPHIADWAQPLMESRDISIETFFNPEEVDPEADVLHTLEGSELEYDLLVGIPPHRGSELIESAGLGDRGWVDVDKHTLEADGAANVYAIGDAAATGVPKAGSVAHYQAGVVTRRLASEVRDQLPTARYDGKTLCFIETGMDAASYVEFDYKNPPSPAKPSQKLHWAKLAYNESYWLTARGLL from the coding sequence ATGAGCGAACACATCGTTATCGTCGGTGGCGGGACGGGCGGTGCCGTCCTCGCGAACGGGTTGGCAACCCACCTCAGGGCGGAGATTGCCAGTGACGACGTTCGCGTTACGCTCATCAACGACGAACCGGACCACATCTACAAACCGGTCTGGCTGTACGTTCCTTTCGGCCTCCGTGAACCCGAGGACGCACGACGCCCGCTCGAAGAACTGGTCGACGACGCCGTCGACGTCAGGATCGATCGCGTCTCGGATATCGATACCGAGAACGGGACGCTCGCCCTCGGTGTGACCGAACGGTCGTTGTCGTACGATCACCTCGTACTAGCGACGGGCTCACAGCTTGCGCCCGAGGAAATCCCCGGTCTCGCTGACGCGGGTCATCACTATTACGGAGAATCGGGCGCGACCGACCTTCGCGAGGAACTGCTCTCGTTCACGGACGGGCATCTCGTATTGAGCGTCATCGGGTCGCCGCACATGTGCCCGGCCGCACCACTCGAGTTCGTCTTCATGGCCGACGACTGGTTCCGAAAGCGAGGCCTCCGCGAGGACGTCGACATCACGTACACGTACCCGATTCAGCGCGTCCACGGGAACCCACACATCGCCGATTGGGCACAACCCCTGATGGAGTCGCGCGATATCTCCATCGAGACGTTCTTCAACCCGGAGGAAGTCGACCCCGAAGCCGACGTTCTCCACACACTGGAGGGGTCCGAACTCGAGTACGACCTGCTCGTCGGGATTCCACCCCACCGCGGGAGCGAGCTGATCGAATCGGCCGGGTTGGGCGACCGTGGCTGGGTGGACGTCGACAAGCACACCCTCGAGGCAGACGGGGCAGCGAACGTGTACGCGATCGGTGATGCCGCCGCCACCGGCGTCCCCAAAGCAGGCAGCGTCGCTCACTACCAGGCCGGCGTGGTCACTCGCCGTCTCGCGAGCGAGGTTCGGGACCAGCTCCCGACGGCACGCTATGACGGCAAAACCCTGTGCTTCATCGAAACGGGGATGGACGCCGCTTCCTACGTCGAGTTCGATTACAAGAACCCACCGTCGCCAGCGAAACCGTCTCAGAAACTACACTGGGCAAAACTCGCGTATAACGAATCCTACTGGCTCACCGCACGGGGGCTCCTCTAA
- a CDS encoding DUF1641 domain-containing protein: MTDSTAVDTNQDALEAAIAENPEAVAEFVDRLDAVNELLDVLSLGENALTDDMVVELADTGSTLAESADEIATDETVGLAAAVGTNAGELTDALETLVELQQSGTLENLTELAQLASLATDALDDEMVTSLAATGAGVGELADAASDPDTRQGIERTLAGLGQAEREAVEPVGPVGLVKALRDPQVQAGLGYLIAVAGALGESTPTR; encoded by the coding sequence ATGACTGATTCGACAGCTGTCGACACGAACCAGGATGCCCTCGAGGCGGCCATCGCGGAAAACCCGGAGGCGGTCGCCGAGTTCGTCGATCGACTCGACGCGGTCAACGAACTCCTCGACGTCCTCTCGCTGGGCGAAAATGCCCTGACCGACGACATGGTCGTCGAACTCGCAGACACCGGATCGACGCTCGCCGAATCCGCCGACGAAATCGCGACTGATGAAACGGTCGGGCTCGCCGCAGCGGTCGGAACGAACGCGGGTGAGCTTACGGACGCACTCGAGACGCTGGTCGAACTCCAGCAAAGCGGCACCCTCGAGAACCTCACTGAACTGGCACAACTGGCGTCGCTGGCGACCGATGCGCTCGACGACGAGATGGTCACCTCACTCGCGGCGACGGGGGCTGGGGTCGGCGAACTGGCTGATGCTGCATCGGATCCCGATACCCGCCAGGGAATCGAACGGACGCTCGCCGGTCTCGGCCAGGCCGAACGGGAAGCTGTCGAGCCCGTTGGCCCGGTTGGGCTGGTCAAGGCGCTTCGAGATCCGCAGGTGCAGGCGGGGCTTGGCTATCTAATAGCCGTCGCGGGGGCACTCGGGGAGTCAACGCCGACCCGGTAA
- a CDS encoding rhodanese-like domain-containing protein, with protein MATITPSRFDEKRDSSDPFVLDIRPTDSFEREHIEGSYNVPVYSDLQRGNEDSFRRRLDEIPGDRPVVVVCKAGIVARKATAILDDEGHESMTLLGGMGAWNGYQKNSLGYKIRSLVWKLTR; from the coding sequence ATGGCCACTATCACCCCATCTCGATTCGACGAGAAGCGGGACTCGAGCGACCCGTTCGTGTTGGACATTCGCCCGACCGACTCGTTCGAACGCGAGCACATCGAGGGGAGTTATAACGTGCCGGTGTACTCGGACCTCCAGCGTGGCAACGAGGATTCGTTTCGCCGACGACTGGACGAGATTCCCGGCGACCGTCCGGTTGTCGTCGTCTGTAAGGCCGGTATCGTCGCTCGCAAGGCGACGGCGATTTTGGACGACGAAGGCCACGAGTCGATGACACTGTTGGGTGGCATGGGCGCGTGGAACGGCTATCAAAAAAACTCACTCGGGTACAAAATTCGATCGCTGGTGTGGAAACTCACGCGGTGA
- a CDS encoding sulfatase family protein: MSPTDRRPNVVLIHSHDLGQYLGCYGVDVETPAIDRLAEKGTRFENHFVTAPQCSPSRGSLMTGRYPHVNGLMGLAHGDWELHENERILPHYLDENGYETHLFGLQHISQDTDRLGYEYVHSEGNLYPGVSPSVHQANRARNVADVLTTFFDRGAFDSPFFASVGFFELHRVEADNGRFGFDADYYDTDEPDGIYPLPYLPDRRGIRHDLAEMRGMVYAVDDAIETIVESLERTDLAEDTLVIFTTEHGIAFPRAKGSCYDAGLEGVLIWRGPGVESGQVRTELVSNVDVLPTLLEYLGIDPPGSSPDFDGRSFEPLLTGEDGAFDPRTRVFAEMTWHDMYNPVRAIRTEQYKYIRNFWHLPKVYLTKDCYASEAGREVRETYGAPTRAYEELYDLHEDPQEADNVAFEPRYRDQRDRLAGDLEAWMQATDDPLLEGPVPPGDYDEIQPWSE; the protein is encoded by the coding sequence ATGTCCCCGACTGACAGGCGGCCCAACGTCGTTCTGATACACAGCCACGATCTCGGCCAGTACCTGGGCTGTTACGGCGTCGACGTCGAAACGCCCGCCATCGACAGACTCGCCGAGAAGGGCACTCGCTTCGAGAATCACTTCGTGACTGCGCCGCAGTGTTCGCCCTCTCGGGGGAGTCTCATGACTGGCCGCTACCCCCACGTCAACGGGTTGATGGGGTTGGCTCACGGCGACTGGGAACTCCACGAAAACGAGCGGATTCTCCCACACTATCTCGACGAGAACGGCTACGAGACCCACCTGTTCGGCCTCCAGCACATCAGCCAGGATACAGACCGGCTTGGCTACGAGTACGTCCACTCGGAGGGAAACCTGTATCCGGGCGTTTCACCCTCGGTCCACCAGGCCAATCGCGCTCGAAACGTCGCTGATGTCCTCACGACGTTCTTCGACCGCGGTGCCTTCGATTCCCCCTTCTTCGCGAGCGTCGGCTTCTTCGAGTTACACCGGGTGGAAGCCGACAACGGTCGTTTCGGGTTCGACGCCGACTACTACGACACCGACGAGCCAGACGGGATATATCCGCTGCCGTATCTCCCCGACCGACGCGGTATCCGCCACGACCTCGCCGAGATGCGGGGCATGGTGTACGCCGTCGACGACGCCATCGAAACCATCGTCGAAAGCCTCGAGCGAACCGACCTCGCCGAAGACACGCTGGTCATCTTCACGACCGAACACGGCATCGCCTTCCCGCGAGCGAAGGGGTCCTGTTACGACGCCGGCCTCGAGGGCGTACTCATCTGGCGTGGTCCGGGCGTCGAGTCCGGGCAGGTCCGAACCGAACTCGTGAGCAACGTCGACGTGTTACCGACGCTCCTGGAGTACCTCGGGATCGATCCACCAGGGTCCAGCCCCGATTTCGATGGTCGAAGTTTCGAACCGCTGCTTACGGGCGAAGACGGTGCGTTCGACCCGCGAACGCGGGTTTTCGCCGAGATGACCTGGCACGATATGTACAACCCGGTCCGCGCGATTCGAACGGAACAGTACAAGTACATCCGAAACTTCTGGCACCTCCCGAAGGTGTATCTGACCAAAGACTGCTACGCGAGCGAAGCGGGTCGCGAAGTTCGCGAGACCTACGGCGCACCCACGCGAGCGTACGAAGAACTGTACGACCTTCACGAAGACCCGCAGGAAGCCGACAACGTGGCGTTCGAACCCCGGTATCGAGACCAACGAGACAGACTCGCCGGCGACCTCGAGGCCTGGATGCAAGCAACCGATGACCCGTTGCTCGAGGGACCGGTTCCGCCGGGCGATTACGACGAAATCCAGCCCTGGAGCGAGTGA
- a CDS encoding nucleoside phosphorylase produces MAMQPHLLVDDGDVHDIALIPGDPGRVDRIASHCDSAETVAENREYKVVNATYDDRDLTICSTGIGCPSAAIAIEELANVGVETFIRVGTTGALQADIEIGDMIVATGAAKNEGTSKRYEAVEYPAVPDYHVLSGLVDAAEARDEMVHVGPIASDDAYYAETDEYVEDWEAAGLLSVEMEAAAVFSLTRRKGLRAGAICTVDGNLVKGTQKGTDTEDDELPEKAKNNVARAIDIALEATTKL; encoded by the coding sequence ATGGCTATGCAACCGCACTTGCTCGTCGACGACGGTGACGTACACGATATCGCACTCATTCCGGGCGACCCCGGACGAGTCGACCGTATCGCGAGTCACTGTGACAGCGCCGAAACCGTCGCCGAAAACCGCGAGTACAAAGTCGTCAACGCCACCTACGACGACCGGGACCTGACGATCTGTTCGACCGGTATCGGCTGTCCATCCGCCGCAATCGCCATCGAAGAGCTCGCCAACGTCGGCGTCGAGACGTTCATTCGTGTCGGCACAACCGGGGCGCTGCAGGCCGATATCGAAATCGGCGACATGATCGTCGCGACGGGCGCAGCCAAAAACGAGGGAACCTCGAAACGCTACGAAGCCGTCGAGTATCCCGCCGTCCCCGACTACCACGTCCTCTCGGGGTTGGTCGACGCCGCCGAAGCACGCGACGAGATGGTCCACGTCGGTCCCATCGCCAGCGACGACGCCTACTACGCCGAGACCGACGAGTACGTCGAGGACTGGGAAGCCGCCGGCCTCCTGTCGGTCGAGATGGAAGCCGCCGCGGTCTTCTCGCTCACCCGTCGAAAGGGACTGCGCGCCGGCGCGATCTGTACCGTCGACGGCAACCTCGTGAAAGGCACCCAAAAAGGCACCGACACCGAAGACGACGAACTGCCCGAGAAGGCGAAAAACAACGTCGCTCGAGCGATCGATATCGCCCTCGAGGCCACGACGAAACTGTAG